In the genome of Streptomyces racemochromogenes, one region contains:
- a CDS encoding DUF4190 domain-containing protein — translation MSTPPNPPGTPSGPPPEPEATPIPEAAKPSLEKLPPADAPAPAAPAPEPEKPSLTKTPHDATAPTEPAAPATAAPAPEPEKPSLTKTPHDATAPTEHAAPPGPAPVAGPAPAPAPQAQAPGGGAFNPWASPAPGAVPPPPPPAAGWGPPGQPPTAPYGAWPGYPAYQPVPPAPSNGMAVAALVLGLAAVPVALVPFVFWIGTLLGVTAVALGIAALVRARAGAPRKVMSLFGVALGVLGLGASVGGWLFTVSLVDKAVDRARHAAAVDPDWDEDWEDDGDWEDGEDWEVDPHPTPPPGPGMTTPLEFGRTYTYPNGVKVTVEAPRKYTSGSKWIEVVNAVEVPFTITNTSNEPLRVVHAIPEVRDGRGPAGKLVFDGRMPKRVDRVLEPGQTASGSAAYELPGGTTNIGVELSPAVMLAPVKFSGPVSQAPARP, via the coding sequence ATGAGCACGCCCCCGAACCCGCCCGGGACCCCGTCCGGTCCGCCGCCCGAGCCCGAGGCCACGCCCATACCGGAGGCGGCGAAGCCGTCCCTGGAGAAGCTCCCGCCCGCGGACGCCCCGGCGCCCGCGGCCCCGGCACCCGAGCCGGAGAAGCCGTCGCTGACCAAGACCCCGCACGACGCAACCGCGCCGACCGAGCCCGCCGCCCCCGCGACCGCGGCCCCGGCACCCGAGCCGGAGAAGCCGTCGCTGACCAAGACCCCGCACGACGCGACCGCGCCGACGGAGCACGCCGCCCCTCCCGGACCGGCGCCGGTCGCCGGCCCGGCCCCGGCACCCGCCCCGCAGGCGCAGGCGCCGGGCGGCGGGGCGTTCAACCCCTGGGCGAGCCCCGCCCCCGGGGCCGTCCCGCCGCCCCCGCCGCCCGCCGCCGGGTGGGGGCCGCCCGGGCAGCCCCCGACGGCGCCCTACGGCGCGTGGCCCGGATACCCCGCGTACCAGCCCGTGCCCCCGGCGCCGTCCAACGGGATGGCCGTCGCCGCGCTGGTGCTGGGTCTGGCGGCGGTGCCCGTCGCCCTCGTGCCGTTCGTGTTCTGGATCGGCACGCTCCTCGGCGTGACCGCCGTCGCCCTCGGCATCGCCGCCCTCGTGCGTGCCCGGGCCGGCGCCCCGCGCAAGGTGATGTCCCTCTTCGGCGTCGCCCTCGGCGTCCTCGGGCTCGGCGCGAGCGTCGGCGGCTGGCTCTTCACCGTGTCCCTCGTCGACAAGGCCGTCGACCGCGCCCGCCACGCCGCCGCGGTCGATCCCGACTGGGACGAGGACTGGGAGGACGACGGGGACTGGGAGGACGGCGAGGACTGGGAGGTGGACCCGCACCCCACCCCGCCGCCCGGCCCCGGCATGACCACCCCGCTCGAATTCGGCCGTACGTACACGTACCCCAACGGCGTCAAGGTGACCGTCGAGGCGCCCCGGAAGTACACCAGCGGCAGCAAGTGGATCGAGGTGGTCAACGCCGTCGAGGTGCCCTTCACCATCACCAACACCTCCAACGAGCCCCTCCGCGTCGTCCACGCGATCCCCGAGGTCCGCGACGGCAGGGGCCCCGCCGGCAAGCTCGTCTTCGACGGCCGGATGCCCAAGCGCGTCGACCGGGTGCTCGAACCCGGCCAGACGGCCTCCGGCAGTGCCGCGTACGAGCTGCCCGGCGGCACCACGAACATCGGCGTGGAGCTGTCCCCCGCCGTCATGCTGGCCCCGGTGAAGTTCAGCGGCCCCGTCAGCCAGGCGCCTGCCCGCCCCTGA
- a CDS encoding DUF998 domain-containing protein, whose product MRTERPNHPYRPEGAPPPTTWPVALLVGLGAAAYTAWVLEVVLSTGLNPIETYVSELAAQDQPLGGLFRATDFTAGLLVFLGGLLALARLVRHPGSRGFWAVTGWAGVTLFGAATAADAWLPLSCQPTADPECAARETAGLVPATHQAHAVSSSLAMTGALIGIVALTVAARRYRRHAPLARYGPALVLLEFLATAWTLTAIALFTAGHGTWALGAGQRLQVLLVALWLGLLARSVHKEGRT is encoded by the coding sequence ATGCGTACAGAACGCCCGAACCACCCGTACCGCCCCGAAGGAGCCCCACCCCCCACCACCTGGCCCGTCGCCCTCCTCGTCGGTCTCGGCGCGGCCGCCTACACCGCCTGGGTGCTCGAAGTCGTCCTCTCCACCGGCCTGAACCCCATCGAGACCTACGTCAGCGAGCTCGCCGCCCAGGACCAGCCCCTCGGCGGACTCTTCCGGGCCACCGACTTCACCGCCGGCCTGCTCGTCTTCCTCGGCGGGCTGCTCGCCCTGGCCCGCCTGGTCCGCCACCCCGGGTCCCGCGGCTTCTGGGCCGTCACGGGCTGGGCCGGGGTCACCCTCTTCGGCGCGGCCACCGCCGCAGACGCGTGGCTGCCGCTCAGCTGCCAGCCGACCGCCGACCCGGAGTGCGCCGCCCGCGAGACCGCCGGCCTCGTCCCGGCCACCCACCAGGCCCACGCCGTCAGCAGCAGCCTCGCCATGACCGGCGCCCTCATCGGGATAGTGGCCCTCACCGTCGCCGCCCGCCGCTACCGGCGGCACGCGCCCCTGGCCCGCTACGGTCCCGCCCTCGTCCTGCTGGAGTTCCTCGCCACCGCCTGGACCCTGACCGCCATCGCCCTGTTCACCGCCGGGCACGGCACCTGGGCGCTCGGGGCGGGGCAGCGGCTCCAGGTGCTGCTGGTCGCGCTCTGGCTGGGGCTGCTGGCCCGCTCCGTCCACAAGGAGGGCCGTACGTGA
- a CDS encoding alpha/beta hydrolase has translation MNTRFVRVDGVPLHVVVEGAGPPVVLSAGLAMAWFDWDPVAALLVARGRTVIRFDRPGHGLSAPADAPSGAAAEAHRIAGLLDALGPGTPGPGTAPVTVVGHSIAGFHAEAFARLYPERTAALVLVDSSVEEAPRALLPAALRTGAARALGRAVTAAGLPAALGPALRGAAVRASRAGRAADPAARDLVRRCYRTGRVWRGALLENSRYPDTAAELLALRAEHPLKAPATVLAGHDGPPGGPAPRWLGRQAALADALGARFEVAAPAGHLVMLDRPHQVARAVLRTAQA, from the coding sequence GTGAACACCCGCTTCGTCCGCGTGGACGGCGTCCCGCTGCACGTGGTCGTCGAGGGCGCGGGGCCCCCGGTGGTGCTGAGCGCCGGGCTCGCCATGGCCTGGTTCGACTGGGACCCCGTCGCGGCCCTGCTCGTGGCCCGGGGCCGCACCGTGATCCGCTTCGACCGCCCCGGGCACGGCCTCAGCGCCCCCGCCGACGCGCCGTCCGGCGCCGCCGCCGAGGCCCACCGGATCGCCGGGCTGCTGGACGCGCTGGGGCCGGGCACGCCGGGGCCGGGCACCGCCCCCGTCACCGTCGTCGGGCACTCCATCGCCGGGTTCCACGCCGAGGCCTTCGCCCGCCTGTACCCGGAGCGCACCGCCGCCCTGGTGCTGGTTGACTCCAGCGTGGAGGAGGCCCCCCGCGCGCTGCTCCCCGCCGCGCTGCGCACCGGCGCCGCACGCGCCCTCGGCCGGGCCGTCACCGCCGCCGGGCTGCCCGCCGCGCTGGGGCCCGCGCTGCGGGGCGCGGCCGTACGCGCCTCCCGGGCCGGCCGGGCCGCGGACCCGGCCGCGCGGGACCTCGTACGCCGCTGCTACCGCACGGGCCGGGTCTGGCGCGGGGCCCTCCTGGAGAACTCCCGCTACCCGGACACCGCCGCCGAGCTGCTCGCCCTGCGCGCGGAGCACCCGCTGAAGGCCCCCGCCACCGTCCTGGCCGGCCACGACGGGCCGCCCGGCGGCCCCGCCCCGCGCTGGCTCGGCCGCCAGGCGGCCCTGGCCGACGCGCTCGGCGCCCGCTTCGAGGTCGCCGCACCGGCCGGGCACCTGGTCATGCTCGACCGCCCGCACCAGGTGGCCCGGGCGGTCCTGCGGACGGCTCAGGCCTGA
- a CDS encoding DUF305 domain-containing protein, whose product MTRTYWAAGAAVVLAVLFAVGATVATANGPDGRGERAAPAAPALYSPDAGFARDMAVHHQQAVEMSFIVRDRTQDEPVRGLAYDIANTQANQRGMLLGWLDLWGLPKVVADEPPMSWMQAGEGHGGHAGHGAAKPGALMPGMATKEELERLGAANGRDAEVLYLQLMTDHHKGGVAMAEGCARQCATPAEKALAQGMVEAQQSELKLMEDMLRQRGAAPRQA is encoded by the coding sequence GTGACCCGTACGTACTGGGCGGCGGGCGCGGCGGTCGTGCTGGCCGTGCTGTTCGCGGTGGGGGCCACGGTCGCCACCGCGAACGGCCCGGACGGCCGCGGCGAGCGCGCCGCGCCGGCCGCGCCCGCCCTGTACTCGCCGGACGCCGGCTTCGCCCGGGACATGGCGGTGCACCACCAGCAGGCGGTGGAGATGTCCTTCATCGTCCGCGACCGCACCCAGGACGAGCCGGTGCGCGGGCTCGCGTACGACATCGCGAACACGCAGGCCAACCAGCGCGGGATGCTGCTGGGCTGGCTGGACCTGTGGGGGCTGCCGAAGGTGGTGGCCGACGAGCCGCCGATGTCCTGGATGCAGGCCGGCGAGGGGCACGGCGGCCACGCGGGGCACGGCGCCGCCAAGCCCGGGGCTCTGATGCCGGGCATGGCCACCAAGGAGGAGCTGGAGCGGCTCGGCGCGGCGAACGGCCGGGACGCCGAGGTGCTGTACCTCCAGCTGATGACCGACCACCACAAGGGCGGCGTCGCGATGGCCGAGGGCTGTGCCCGCCAGTGCGCCACCCCGGCGGAGAAGGCGCTCGCGCAGGGCATGGTCGAGGCGCAGCAGTCGGAGCTGAAGCTGATGGAGGACATGCTCCGCCAGCGGGGGGCCGCGCCGCGTCAGGCCTGA
- a CDS encoding DUF3105 domain-containing protein, with product MASRTSQQNSRQQRIAEMRRAEQSRERRNKFLAIGISTAIVAGLVGFGAWVLMDQKQKEKDEEAARKAPVSGEQTWDAKKLGRNHVETPVKYEMNPPVGGDHHPRWMNCNGDVYKNAVPEVNAVHSLEHGAVWVTYNDKADKAEVDKLAAKVGKTPYTLLSPVKEQTGAIMLSAWGKQLTVDKADDPRVAQFFTKYVQGPQTPEPGAACTNGLGEK from the coding sequence ATGGCCAGCAGGACGTCACAGCAGAACTCCCGCCAGCAGCGCATAGCCGAGATGCGCCGCGCCGAGCAGTCGCGCGAGCGGCGCAACAAGTTCCTCGCGATCGGCATCTCCACGGCGATCGTCGCCGGACTCGTCGGTTTCGGGGCCTGGGTGCTGATGGACCAGAAGCAGAAGGAGAAGGACGAGGAGGCGGCCCGCAAGGCCCCCGTCTCGGGCGAGCAGACCTGGGACGCGAAGAAGCTCGGCCGCAACCACGTCGAGACGCCGGTCAAGTACGAGATGAACCCGCCCGTCGGCGGTGACCACCACCCGCGGTGGATGAACTGCAACGGCGACGTCTACAAGAACGCGGTCCCCGAGGTGAACGCCGTGCACTCGCTGGAGCACGGCGCGGTCTGGGTGACGTACAACGACAAGGCCGACAAGGCCGAGGTCGACAAGCTCGCGGCGAAGGTCGGCAAGACCCCCTACACGCTGCTGAGCCCCGTCAAGGAGCAGACCGGGGCGATCATGCTCAGCGCCTGGGGCAAGCAGCTGACGGTGGACAAGGCGGACGACCCCCGCGTGGCGCAGTTCTTCACCAAGTACGTGCAGGGCCCGCAGACCCCCGAGCCGGGCGCGGCCTGCACCAACGGGCTGGGCGAGAAGTGA
- a CDS encoding glutamine synthetase family protein, with protein MDKQQEFVLRTLEERDIRFVRLWFTDVLGFLKSVAVAPAELEQAFDEGIGFDGSAIEGFARVYESDMIAKPDPGTFQILPWRAEAPGTARMFCDILMPDGSPSFADPRYVLKRILAKTSDLGFTFYTHPEIEFFLLKDKPLDGTRPVPADNSGYFDHTPQNVGMDFRRQAITMLESMGISVEFSHHEGAPGQQEIDLRYADALSTADNIMTFRLVMKQVALEQGVQATFMPKPFSEYPGSGMHTHLSLFEGDRNAFYESGAEYQLSKVGRSFIAGLLRHAAETAAVTNQWVNSYKRIWGGSSRTAGSGGEAPSYICWGHNNRSALIRVPMYKPGKTGSSRVEVRSIDSGANPYLTYAVLLAAGLKGIEEGYELPAGADDDVWALSDAERRAMGIEPLPQNLGEAISLMERSELVAETLGEHVFDFFLRNKKQEWEEYRSEVTAFELRKNLPVL; from the coding sequence ATGGACAAGCAGCAGGAATTCGTCCTCCGGACGCTCGAGGAGCGCGACATCCGCTTCGTGCGCCTGTGGTTCACCGATGTGCTGGGCTTCCTGAAGTCCGTCGCGGTCGCCCCCGCCGAGCTGGAGCAGGCCTTCGACGAGGGCATCGGCTTCGACGGCTCCGCGATCGAGGGCTTCGCCCGGGTCTACGAGTCCGACATGATCGCCAAGCCGGACCCGGGGACCTTCCAGATACTGCCGTGGCGCGCCGAGGCACCCGGGACGGCCCGGATGTTCTGCGACATCCTGATGCCGGACGGCTCCCCGTCCTTCGCGGACCCGCGCTACGTCCTCAAGCGCATCCTGGCCAAGACCTCCGACCTGGGCTTCACCTTCTACACCCACCCGGAGATCGAGTTCTTCCTGCTGAAGGACAAGCCCCTCGACGGCACCCGCCCCGTCCCCGCCGACAACTCCGGCTACTTCGACCACACTCCGCAGAACGTGGGCATGGACTTCCGCCGCCAGGCGATCACCATGCTCGAATCCATGGGCATCTCCGTGGAGTTCAGCCACCACGAGGGCGCCCCGGGCCAGCAGGAGATCGACCTCCGCTACGCCGACGCCCTCTCGACGGCCGACAACATCATGACGTTCCGCCTGGTCATGAAGCAGGTCGCCCTCGAACAGGGCGTCCAGGCCACCTTCATGCCGAAGCCCTTCTCCGAGTACCCGGGCTCCGGCATGCACACCCACCTGTCCCTCTTCGAGGGCGACCGCAACGCCTTCTACGAGTCGGGCGCCGAGTACCAGCTCTCGAAGGTCGGCCGCTCCTTCATCGCGGGCCTCCTGCGCCACGCCGCGGAGACGGCCGCGGTCACCAACCAGTGGGTCAACTCCTACAAGCGCATCTGGGGCGGCTCCTCCCGCACCGCCGGCTCCGGCGGCGAGGCCCCCTCGTACATCTGCTGGGGCCACAACAACCGCTCGGCCCTGATCCGCGTCCCGATGTACAAGCCGGGCAAGACCGGTTCCTCCCGGGTGGAGGTCCGCTCGATCGACTCGGGCGCCAACCCGTACCTCACGTACGCCGTCCTCCTGGCGGCGGGCCTCAAGGGCATCGAGGAGGGCTACGAACTCCCGGCGGGCGCCGACGACGACGTCTGGGCCCTCTCCGACGCCGAACGCCGCGCGATGGGCATCGAACCCCTCCCGCAGAACCTGGGCGAGGCCATCTCCCTGATGGAACGCAGCGAACTGGTCGCCGAGACCCTCGGCGAGCACGTCTTCGACTTCTTCCTGCGCAACAAGAAGCAGGAGTGGGAGGAGTACCGCTCGGAGGTCACCGCCTTCGAACTCCGCAAGAACCTCCCGGTGCTCTAG
- a CDS encoding PIG-L family deacetylase — protein sequence MPLSRRRFLLAAVLPMLTVGASGVLSLTYGQQTSAETADGKGPAAALPASTTSGTVVQIVAHPDDDLFFMNPDLSRSLLAGMPVTTAYLTSGEADGRNEARGGEAKDPEQPADRAQYAEARQNGIRSAYAEMATGDRTGAWKRTVIPTAGGGQAELDVLVARPQVNLVWFQLREARNPAAENPDSLRGLWNGRIPALEAQLTTGTPVKQQFSYTKDQVVRSIAGILERYRPTTIRMQDPTPGRYAETGKYTDHQDHMYGARFAQAAAALYAEQVPDRPRFSVQNYLGYHNGSLPHALDPQTAETKTGFLKTYAWQDRSDYCGGSPSGCGDRKVAGSPTGRNWAQSLRYARADTSSWLTEGTPGRLWAFAVLDGRMGVWNRDRAGAWTGPALLPGTGIDPGATAVRLPDGRVTVLATRTTLGPGPADYRREVVYAAQTAPDGPFGAWQSLGTPEPGDEPGTSAVSAPAAAVDAGGRLTVYLRDTRRTLRAREQQPSGAFTDWQQLGGEDLQSDPIAVVDSAGRRHVYATTTKSALAWTQPAPGAPLTGPFPTGLPATTVPLSAAPDGAGVRLYFRRPDSGVVRSALVTAGPGAPQVSSVSESGGRAGYGAVGVAGRSVTGRADSGTVAATTLGGPPAWTESRMLYAGAPSAVLDPSGTTTTAVLGLDARLHTTTGRPAAPAPTWHPAVIPPPA from the coding sequence ATGCCCCTTTCCCGCCGCCGCTTCCTCCTCGCGGCCGTGCTGCCCATGCTGACCGTGGGCGCCTCCGGTGTCCTGTCCCTCACGTACGGCCAGCAGACCTCGGCCGAGACCGCCGACGGGAAGGGCCCGGCCGCCGCCCTGCCCGCCAGCACCACCTCCGGCACGGTCGTCCAGATCGTCGCGCACCCCGACGACGACCTGTTCTTCATGAACCCCGACCTCAGCCGCTCCCTGCTGGCCGGAATGCCCGTCACCACCGCCTACCTCACCTCCGGCGAGGCCGACGGCCGCAACGAGGCCCGCGGCGGCGAGGCCAAGGACCCGGAACAGCCCGCCGACCGCGCCCAGTACGCGGAGGCCCGGCAGAACGGCATACGGTCCGCCTACGCGGAGATGGCCACCGGCGACCGCACCGGCGCGTGGAAGCGCACGGTCATACCCACGGCCGGCGGCGGACAGGCCGAGCTCGACGTCCTCGTCGCCCGCCCACAGGTCAACCTGGTCTGGTTCCAGCTGCGCGAGGCCCGCAACCCGGCCGCGGAGAACCCCGACAGCCTGCGCGGGCTGTGGAACGGGCGGATACCGGCGCTGGAGGCGCAGCTCACCACCGGCACCCCGGTCAAGCAGCAGTTCTCGTACACCAAGGACCAGGTGGTCCGCTCGATAGCCGGGATCCTGGAGCGGTACCGGCCGACGACGATACGGATGCAGGACCCGACGCCGGGCCGGTACGCGGAGACCGGGAAGTACACCGACCACCAGGACCACATGTACGGCGCACGCTTCGCGCAGGCCGCCGCCGCCCTGTACGCCGAGCAGGTCCCGGACCGGCCGCGGTTCTCGGTCCAGAACTACCTCGGGTACCACAACGGCAGCCTCCCCCACGCGCTCGACCCGCAGACCGCCGAGACGAAGACCGGCTTCCTGAAGACGTACGCCTGGCAGGACCGGTCCGACTACTGCGGCGGCTCCCCCTCCGGCTGCGGCGACCGCAAGGTGGCGGGCAGCCCCACCGGCCGCAACTGGGCCCAGTCGCTGCGCTACGCCCGCGCCGACACCTCCTCCTGGCTCACCGAGGGCACCCCCGGCCGGCTCTGGGCCTTCGCCGTGCTGGACGGGCGGATGGGCGTCTGGAACCGCGACCGGGCCGGGGCCTGGACCGGGCCCGCCCTGCTCCCCGGCACCGGCATCGACCCCGGCGCCACCGCCGTCCGGCTCCCCGACGGCCGCGTCACGGTCCTCGCCACCCGCACCACCCTCGGGCCCGGGCCGGCCGACTACCGGCGCGAGGTGGTGTACGCGGCCCAGACCGCGCCCGACGGCCCGTTCGGGGCGTGGCAGTCACTCGGCACCCCCGAGCCGGGGGACGAGCCGGGCACCTCGGCCGTCAGCGCCCCCGCCGCGGCCGTCGACGCTGGGGGCCGGCTCACCGTCTACCTCCGCGACACCCGCCGCACCCTGCGCGCCCGCGAGCAACAGCCGTCGGGGGCCTTCACGGACTGGCAGCAGCTGGGCGGCGAAGACCTCCAGAGCGACCCGATAGCCGTCGTCGACTCCGCCGGCCGGCGCCACGTGTACGCCACCACCACCAAGTCCGCCCTGGCCTGGACGCAGCCCGCCCCCGGCGCCCCGCTAACCGGGCCGTTCCCGACGGGGCTCCCGGCCACCACGGTCCCCCTCTCGGCGGCCCCGGACGGCGCGGGCGTCCGGCTCTACTTCCGCCGGCCCGACTCCGGGGTGGTGCGCAGCGCGCTCGTCACCGCGGGCCCGGGCGCCCCGCAGGTCTCCAGCGTCTCGGAGTCCGGCGGCCGGGCCGGCTACGGCGCGGTCGGCGTCGCGGGCCGCTCGGTGACGGGCCGCGCGGACTCCGGCACCGTCGCGGCGACCACCCTGGGCGGGCCGCCCGCCTGGACGGAGTCCCGGATGCTGTACGCGGGTGCCCCCTCGGCCGTCCTCGACCCGTCCGGCACCACGACGACGGCGGTCCTGGGCCTGGACGCCCGGCTCCACACCACCACCGGCCGCCCCGCCGCCCCCGCCCCGACCTGGCACCCGGCGGTCATCCCGCCGCCCGCCTGA
- a CDS encoding PIG-L family deacetylase: MSDGPAGSAATPAEPLAGGQEKDAPAPAAAPQTAPRVPAPRAAGAEAHARVPAPRDAGTGAAGSAAEAGPGAPAAAGRAAEAGRDADRGPGSRGAATPHPVARKIVKAVGLVAATAAGGMLVIRGNEALAAYDAPTAADSRATTATAVDAPDPGRVLQIVAHPDDDLYFMNPDLRYSIAAGHPVTSVYLTSGEADGINAGAAKLASTRPDKPAYAEARQNGIRAAYAKMATGDRSSAWKRTVIPTKGGGQAEVDVLVAKPEINLVWLQLREAGNVYADVPDSLHGLWDGRVPHLESVLASGSPVRHGFTYTREQVVRTIEGILERYRPTTIRAQDPTPGRFQDTKRYTDHQDHFYGARFAQAATAAYAQEVKDRPHFAVQNYIGYFNGSLPSALDPGEAKEKLDILDTYAWLDKENHCGSEAGCGDLKVADHPSGNRWTQSINYARGTSTSWLASDAEHGLWAFKVLDGQVAVWHRTGLIGSWTGPDLLPGTGMDQGISTVTLQDGRIAAFGTRTSFGDKPADYLREVVYAVQQAPGSAEFGPWQSLGTPEGADDAWTSDISAPAVSVDGTGTLAVYVRDGASTLRGRVQRPDGEWGPWDSLGGSDLHGTPATATDGAGRRMVFAATTKTVTAWAQPEPGAPLGPATPTGLPDTTLPLTAQGREGGVRLLFRKPGSGNVRSALVTADGGLRADALTDLGGLQGYGPVTASGHVLAGRSAGGQLGSDVGPGGAWQRSPLMFVGAPSSTMTGKNLVSLAVVGLDARLYVTSSTDDSNAYLAPWQPVGPRNTAPSPAHPPAP, encoded by the coding sequence ATGTCCGACGGACCCGCCGGCTCCGCCGCGACCCCGGCCGAGCCCCTCGCGGGGGGCCAGGAGAAGGACGCCCCCGCCCCGGCCGCGGCCCCGCAGACTGCGCCCCGCGTACCGGCGCCCCGGGCCGCGGGCGCGGAGGCGCATGCCCGCGTGCCCGCCCCGCGGGACGCCGGGACGGGCGCGGCCGGGTCGGCGGCGGAAGCCGGCCCCGGCGCCCCCGCCGCCGCGGGCCGCGCGGCGGAAGCCGGGCGGGACGCGGACCGGGGTCCCGGGAGCCGCGGCGCAGCCACCCCGCACCCGGTCGCCCGGAAGATCGTCAAGGCCGTCGGCCTCGTCGCCGCCACCGCCGCCGGCGGCATGCTCGTCATCCGGGGCAACGAGGCCCTGGCCGCCTACGACGCGCCGACCGCCGCCGATTCCAGGGCCACCACCGCCACCGCCGTGGACGCCCCCGACCCCGGCCGGGTGCTGCAGATCGTCGCCCACCCCGACGACGACCTGTACTTCATGAACCCGGACCTGCGGTACTCCATAGCCGCCGGCCACCCCGTCACCTCCGTCTACCTCACCTCCGGCGAAGCCGACGGCATCAACGCGGGCGCCGCCAAGCTGGCCTCCACCCGGCCCGACAAGCCCGCCTACGCCGAGGCCCGCCAGAACGGCATCCGCGCCGCCTACGCCAAGATGGCCACCGGCGACCGCAGCAGCGCCTGGAAGCGCACCGTCATCCCGACCAAGGGCGGCGGCCAGGCCGAGGTGGACGTCCTCGTCGCCAAGCCCGAGATCAACCTCGTCTGGCTCCAGCTCCGCGAGGCCGGCAACGTCTACGCGGACGTCCCCGACAGCCTCCACGGCCTGTGGGACGGCCGCGTCCCGCACCTGGAGTCGGTGCTCGCCTCCGGCTCCCCGGTCCGGCACGGGTTCACGTACACCAGGGAGCAGGTCGTCCGGACCATCGAGGGCATCCTGGAGCGCTACCGGCCCACCACCATCCGCGCCCAGGACCCGACCCCCGGCCGGTTCCAGGACACCAAGCGCTACACCGACCACCAGGACCACTTCTACGGCGCCCGGTTCGCGCAGGCGGCCACCGCCGCCTACGCGCAGGAGGTCAAGGACCGCCCGCACTTCGCCGTGCAGAACTACATCGGCTACTTCAACGGCTCGCTCCCCAGCGCCCTCGACCCCGGCGAGGCCAAGGAGAAGCTGGACATCCTGGACACCTACGCCTGGCTCGACAAGGAGAACCACTGCGGCAGCGAGGCCGGCTGCGGTGACCTCAAGGTCGCCGACCACCCCTCGGGCAACCGCTGGACGCAGTCCATCAACTACGCCCGCGGCACCAGCACCTCCTGGCTCGCCTCCGACGCCGAGCACGGCCTGTGGGCCTTCAAGGTGCTCGACGGCCAGGTCGCCGTCTGGCACCGCACCGGACTGATCGGCAGCTGGACCGGCCCCGACCTGCTCCCCGGAACCGGGATGGACCAGGGCATATCCACCGTCACCCTCCAGGACGGCCGGATCGCGGCCTTCGGCACCCGCACCTCCTTCGGCGACAAGCCCGCCGACTACCTCCGCGAGGTCGTGTACGCGGTCCAGCAGGCCCCCGGCTCCGCCGAGTTCGGCCCCTGGCAGTCGCTCGGCACCCCGGAGGGCGCCGACGACGCCTGGACCTCCGACATCAGCGCGCCCGCCGTCTCGGTCGACGGCACCGGGACGCTCGCCGTGTACGTCCGCGACGGCGCGTCCACCCTGCGCGGCCGCGTCCAGCGCCCCGACGGGGAGTGGGGCCCCTGGGACTCCCTCGGCGGCTCCGACCTGCACGGCACCCCGGCCACCGCCACCGACGGCGCCGGGCGGCGGATGGTCTTCGCCGCCACCACGAAGACGGTGACGGCCTGGGCGCAGCCGGAGCCCGGCGCCCCGTTGGGCCCGGCCACCCCCACCGGACTGCCGGACACCACGCTCCCGCTGACGGCGCAGGGGCGCGAGGGCGGCGTGCGGCTGCTGTTCCGCAAGCCGGGGTCGGGCAACGTGCGCTCCGCGCTGGTGACGGCCGACGGCGGGCTCAGGGCGGACGCCCTCACCGACCTGGGCGGGCTCCAGGGCTACGGGCCGGTGACGGCGAGCGGGCACGTGCTGGCGGGCCGCTCGGCGGGCGGGCAGCTGGGGTCGGACGTCGGCCCGGGCGGGGCGTGGCAGCGCTCGCCGCTGATGTTCGTGGGAGCCCCGTCCAGCACGATGACGGGGAAGAACCTGGTCAGCCTGGCCGTGGTCGGCCTGGACGCGCGGCTGTACGTCACCTCCTCGACGGACGACTCGAACGCGTACCTCGCGCCGTGGCAGCCGGTGGGCCCACGCAACACGGCCCCGTCACCGGCGCATCCGCCGGCCCCGTAG